ACCAGATGGAAAACAACAACCGACCGGTCAGCACAACCGTGGTCCTGTCTTTGGTGACAGAGTTCGGCATGGACGTGAGCGAGCTCAGCACGGGAGACGGTGAACGCCTGGTCAGTGACATGCGTGAGGCGCTGGCCGATCCGGTCTTTGGCGGCAACATGCCCCCGCTGGCCGATCTGCGCCTCACAGCCTCCAATGCGCCGGGCCTGGCGCGGGCCTTTCTTGAACTGCACCAAAGCTACCGGCAGACCCACGAGCGCCTCGCCTCTCTGGATGAGGCTTTGGGCCGTGGCGATGCCAGCGCCTCCCCCTCCCCATGGGAAGAGGTGCGCGATTTCTTCCACTATTGCGACAACTACATCGACGCGGTTGACCGCGCCGCCGAACATTTCGCCAGCCGCGAAGGCGGTCATAACAATATGCGCGTCGCTGCCGCCTCAGCCCTTGCCAATGCCGGGGTCAGCGTCAGCTTTGCCGATGCCGACCGCCTGCGCCAATACGACCCTGCGCAGAAGGCGCTGACCTTGTCGGCCCGCGCCGCACCAGAGACCCAAACCTTTCAAATGCTGCTGCAAGTCGCCCTGACCCGACAGGAGCCCCTGCTTGAGGCGACCCTGGATCTGGCCCGTTTTCACTCCACAGGGGCGCGGGAGATCGCCAAGATCGGGCTGGCCAATTATTTCGCCGGGGCCGCACTGATGCCCTACGGCCAATTCCATGAGAAGGCCCAAACCTGCCGCCACGATCTTGAGGTGCTCGCCGGACATTTCGGCGCCTCCATCGAACAGGTGGCGCACCGGCTTTCCACCCTGCAACGCCCCGGTGCCAAGGGTATCCCGTTCTTTTTCGTGCGGGTGGATCAGGCCGGCACCATCACCAAACGCCACTCTGCCACACGCCTGCAATTTGCCCGTTTCGGCGGGGCCTGCCCGC
This window of the Sulfitobacter mediterraneus genome carries:
- a CDS encoding helix-turn-helix domain-containing protein, whose translation is MANQKLYAGAKLRELRTRVGLTQKDFAGRLGVSLPYLNQMENNNRPVSTTVVLSLVTEFGMDVSELSTGDGERLVSDMREALADPVFGGNMPPLADLRLTASNAPGLARAFLELHQSYRQTHERLASLDEALGRGDASASPSPWEEVRDFFHYCDNYIDAVDRAAEHFASREGGHNNMRVAAASALANAGVSVSFADADRLRQYDPAQKALTLSARAAPETQTFQMLLQVALTRQEPLLEATLDLARFHSTGAREIAKIGLANYFAGAALMPYGQFHEKAQTCRHDLEVLAGHFGASIEQVAHRLSTLQRPGAKGIPFFFVRVDQAGTITKRHSATRLQFARFGGACPLWNVHRAFETPGHFLRQLAETPDGVRYISLARDITKPGGRFGAPVRRYAIALGCEVGHADALVYADGMDTSRDSAFEPIGISCRICERKGCHQRAVPPLERRLVVDPNRRDVLPYQVE